The DNA region CGCCCATCGCGCGGTAGCGCCGGGCGCCCTCGACGTCGTCGAAGTCGATATGCCCCCGGTAATGGGCCGCGGAGGCGACGTTGACGATCCGCGGCTTCCCGCCCGCCGCCGCCGCGCCCTTCAGCGTGTCGAGGAGTTCGAGGGTCAGGAGCACGTAGCCGAGATGGTCGAGCGCCCAGGTCCGCTCGATCCCGTCGACGGTCAGCGTGCGCCGGTCGAAGATCGCGCCGGCATTGTTCACCAGCACGTCGAGGCGCGGATAGGCCGCCCGCAGGGTCCCGGCGAGCCGGCGGATCTCGGCCTGCGCGGACAGATCCGCGCGGTGCGGCTCCACGGCGGCGCCGGGCACCGCGGCGCGAATCCGGTCGGCGCAGGCCTGCAGCTTCCCGGGGTCCCGGCCGACGATGGCGACCCGCGCGCCGAGGCGCGCGAGCCCGAGAGCCGTCTCGTAGCCGATGCCGCCGGTCGCCCCGGTGACGAGGCAGACCGTACCGCGCACCGCGCCGGCCTCAGAACACCGCCTGACCGACCGCGAAAGCGATGACCACGATCACGATGGCGATGAGCAGGAACAGGCCGAACAGGATGCGGGCCAGCGAGCCGGCGCCGGAGGCGATGCCGGTGAAGCCGAGACCGCCGGCGATCAGCGAGATCACGAAGCAGATGAGGGCCCATTTCAGAAGGGTCATGGCGTCACTCCGGCTGCGCCCCGGCGCGGGGCCTGATGCTGCTGCCTCAACCGGCGCCAAGCGAGACCGTTCCGCGGATTCCCGGCCGGTCCGCTTTTATTCTTACCCGCGGTCGGTCGCGCGGGTCGCGACGCCGTCAGCCGGTCTTCGCCACCGGCTGCGCCGGCACGTCGGCGCGTTCCAGCATGATCTCCGCCAAGGTGTGATAGAGGCCGCCCCGACAGATCGCCTTCGAGGCCGCGTCGGCCAGCAGGGCCGCGACCATCAGCGGGATCACCATCGCGTGGTTCTGGGTCATCTCGGTGACGATGACGAAGCTGGTGATCGGCGCCTGCAGCACGCCCGTCAGGTAGGCCACCATCCCGATCAGCACGACGGCGCCCACGGGCATGCCCGGCAGGAGGCCGTGGACCGTGCCGCCGAGGCCGGCCCCGACCGCGAGGGACGGCGCGAACAGGCCGCCCGGAATGCCGCTGATCGAGCTCAGCACGGTGGCGGCGAATTTCAGGGGCGCGTAGGTCCATCCGGCCGCCGCGTCGCCGTGGAGGATGGCCTTGGCCTCCTCGTAGCCGGTCCCGTAGGCCGCGCCCCCGGAGGCGAGGCCGCACAGGGCGACGCACAGCCCGCAGGCCGCCGCGAAGATCACGGGCCGCTTCCGGACCGTCCGCCCGGCCGCGCCTGGCAGGCCGCGGGCGAACAGGATCACGAGGCGGCTGAACAGGCCGCCCGCGAGGCCGCCGATCACCGCGATCAGCGGGACGATCCAGCCGGCCGCCAGCGGCAGGGCGGCGTCGGTCGTCCCGAAATAGGTATAGTTGCCGAGAAGCCCGAGCGAGGTCAGGCCCGCGGCCACGATCCCGGCCACGATCAGGCCGGAGGAGCGCGCCTCGTAGGCGCGTCCCAGTTCCTCGATGCCGAACACGATGCCGGCGAGGGGCGTGTTGAAGGCCGCCGCGACGCCGGCCGCGCCGCCCGCCAGGAGCAGTCCGGGCAGGCGCTCCGGGGTCAGGCGGCCGAAGGCGGCCATGATCGCGGCGCCGACCTGCACGGTCGGCCCCTCGCGGCCCGCGGAGGCGCCGCAGAATAGGCCCAGGAACAGGACCAGCACCTTGCCGAAGGCCACGCGCGGCGAGATCAGGGAGTAGCGGAAGCCGGTATCCCGCGCGTGGCGGGCCGCGATCACCTGCGGGATGCCCGAGCCCTGCGAGTTCGGGAAGACCGTGAGGGCGAGAAGCGCGGCGAGGGCGAAGCCCGCGGGGGTCAGCACCAGGGCGATCAGCGGCGACGGCGCCGTGAGCCGGCGGAACCCGTCCTGCGCCAGGTCGGCACCCTTGGCCATCAGCACGGCGGCGAGGCCCACGCCGATGCCGCCCACGAGGAACAGCAGGCGCCCGCGCCACAGCGGGTAGGCCTCCATCGAGGCCGACCGCAGGCGCATGATCGAGCGGCGGTAGCGCGACCGCTGCGGGGGCGGGGCATCCGTCGTTTCCCGCACGTCGTCCCGCTTCTCGACCATGAAAGTGCACCTCGTCCGCGCAGCCGGAGCGGACGCTATAGCGCAACGGTCAAGGAAAGGCCTCCTGCGCGGGACGGCCGAGGGCCGGCACCCGCCTGCCGGCCCCGCCGCTCACCCGATCACCACCTGTGGTGCCAAGCGGCCCGGCGCCAGCCGCCGTGATGATGCCATCCCCAGGGGCGGTGCCAGCCCGCGTGACGCCAGCCCCACCGATGGTGCCAGCCCCAGGGCCGGTGCCAGCCGTAGACCACCGGCCGCGCGTAGTAGACCGGGCGGTACGCGTAGGGGCGCCAGTTCGGCTTGCACCAGCCCGACCAGCCCCGATGGAAGCCCGGGCCGCAGCCCTGGGCGGCCTCCGCCGTACCGGCCGTGGCGGTCAAGGCTCCGAGCGCGAGAAGTGCTGCGCCTGCCAGCTTCATCCGCATCGTCGTCCTCCTTTCGTCGCGAGCACAGTGATGATCCGGTCCCGGTCCGACCGAGTTGCCACCGGATGATGTCCGGCCGCTCGCGATGCGCCGGAAGTGCGCTCGAAACATCCGAGCGCCGGCGGACGTTTCTTCACAAACCTGTGTGCGTGAGACGACTGCGCTCCGGCAGCCAGAGAGCGCCTCAATACCCTTCCCGCCGGGCCGGCCATCGCGCGGCGACTGTGAGGACGTCGCCGCGCCCGTGCGATCGCGCATTGGCGGCGTCGCCTCAGCCCTCGGCGGCGCAGAGCCTCTCCACCGCCCGCACGTAGGCCTTGGCGTCGAACTTCTTGAGCGAGTTCTCGCTCTGATAGCGAACGGTGCCGAAGATCCCGCGCTTCTGCCAGGGCCGGTCGTGCAGGCCGTACACCCAGGCGACGTTGGTGAAGGAATTGGGGTCTCGGCCGTCGAGGAAGTAGCGGTTGTTCAGGCGGAGCGTCCGGGCGAAGCCCTCCCGGGGCGACGGGGACCATTCGAGGATCTTCTTCCCCCAGTACATCCGCAGCTGATTGTGCATGTAGCCGGTCTCGCGCATCTCGCGCATGGCGGCGTTCCAGTACCGGTCGTGGGTCTCGCCGGCGGCGAGCTGAGTCTCCGAGTAGGCGTGCGGGCGCTCGTCCCCGGCGTGCTCGGCCAGGGTCTTGCGCGCCCAGTCCGGCACGGCCCTGTCGTAATCGTCGTAGCCCTCCGTGTAGAAGACGTGGTTCATGGCGAGCTCGCGCCTGACGATCAGCTCCTCCAGGTAGGCGCCGCGGTCATCGGCATCGCCGACCCCGGCCTCCCGCACCGCCAGGGCGATCTCCACCGGCGAGATCTGCCCGAAATGCAGGTACGGGCTCATGTGCGAGGCGGCGGCCGCCTCCGGCATGTTGCGTCCCGCGCCGTAGCCCGCGAACCCGTCCTTCAGGAACGCCTTCAGGCGCTTGCGGGCCTGCGTCTCGCCGCCGGTGAAGCGCCTCACCGGGCCGACCTCCCGGTCGAGGGTCATCCCGGCGAG from Methylobacterium sp. NMS14P includes:
- a CDS encoding SDR family oxidoreductase; its protein translation is MRGTVCLVTGATGGIGYETALGLARLGARVAIVGRDPGKLQACADRIRAAVPGAAVEPHRADLSAQAEIRRLAGTLRAAYPRLDVLVNNAGAIFDRRTLTVDGIERTWALDHLGYVLLTLELLDTLKGAAAAGGKPRIVNVASAAHYRGHIDFDDVEGARRYRAMGAYAQAKLANVLFTYALARRLRDSGITVNAVHPGVVNTGFAKNTGGLLGAAWALMRPFLITPEKGAQTSLHVASDPGLDGVTGRYFSHGRPKVSSAESRDEAVQERLWALSLRQVGRSD
- a CDS encoding DUF1328 domain-containing protein — translated: MTLLKWALICFVISLIAGGLGFTGIASGAGSLARILFGLFLLIAIVIVVIAFAVGQAVF
- a CDS encoding chloride channel protein; the encoded protein is MVEKRDDVRETTDAPPPQRSRYRRSIMRLRSASMEAYPLWRGRLLFLVGGIGVGLAAVLMAKGADLAQDGFRRLTAPSPLIALVLTPAGFALAALLALTVFPNSQGSGIPQVIAARHARDTGFRYSLISPRVAFGKVLVLFLGLFCGASAGREGPTVQVGAAIMAAFGRLTPERLPGLLLAGGAAGVAAAFNTPLAGIVFGIEELGRAYEARSSGLIVAGIVAAGLTSLGLLGNYTYFGTTDAALPLAAGWIVPLIAVIGGLAGGLFSRLVILFARGLPGAAGRTVRKRPVIFAAACGLCVALCGLASGGAAYGTGYEEAKAILHGDAAAGWTYAPLKFAATVLSSISGIPGGLFAPSLAVGAGLGGTVHGLLPGMPVGAVVLIGMVAYLTGVLQAPITSFVIVTEMTQNHAMVIPLMVAALLADAASKAICRGGLYHTLAEIMLERADVPAQPVAKTG
- a CDS encoding GCG_CRPN prefix-to-repeats domain-containing protein → MRMKLAGAALLALGALTATAGTAEAAQGCGPGFHRGWSGWCKPNWRPYAYRPVYYARPVVYGWHRPWGWHHRWGWRHAGWHRPWGWHHHGGWRRAAWHHRW
- a CDS encoding deoxyribodipyrimidine photo-lyase; protein product: MAIQGERIRILNDVEPRGDGAYVLYLLQQANRATFNPALELAIEEANRLDLPVVACFGLLDGASGFPEANARHYAFLLQGLADAKAGLEKRGIGFVMRKCSPAEIAIALAEDAALLVLDRGYLAIQKGWYREIAAAVRTRIVQVEGDVVVPVETASPKHEYAARTLRPKLNRLWDPFLAALKPRRVKRAADRLTLKSAIDVSDPEAVLAGMTLDREVGPVRRFTGGETQARKRLKAFLKDGFAGYGAGRNMPEAAAASHMSPYLHFGQISPVEIALAVREAGVGDADDRGAYLEELIVRRELAMNHVFYTEGYDDYDRAVPDWARKTLAEHAGDERPHAYSETQLAAGETHDRYWNAAMREMRETGYMHNQLRMYWGKKILEWSPSPREGFARTLRLNNRYFLDGRDPNSFTNVAWVYGLHDRPWQKRGIFGTVRYQSENSLKKFDAKAYVRAVERLCAAEG